The DNA region AATATCCAACATTTTGGAAAAGGAGGAGTACCAGCTACGGCTTTTAAAAAAATTGCCAAGGGCAAAATAGGAAAGGACCGGTGGCTTTAACCATTCGGCGCGCTCCATTTTCCTTTAAACAACACAGCCTAAAGGCCGTGAGTCAGTTGGCCTTTCCTCCCATTTCATGCCATAGCCATCGCCATTGCCGCGCTAACCTTAGGAAATTAGCTAGCCAGCGGATGCCAACCCTCACGTCGGACTCCATTGCGTCCCCGAGGTGGGGCGTCCCCTTCTTCGCCGCCCGCTCGGgcgcgccgcgcacgcgccgcccgccgtcgtccTCCGGTAGTAGTCAAGGGCACGGCTGCGGGTGGCCGCTGGACCGCGTGGCCGGGTGGGTCGGCGGTGGCATCGCCGCGGTGTTCTTCGCGTCTCTGGAGCGGTGCTCGTGCGTCAACGTGCGCACGCACGACGACCTCCTCGACGAGGAGCAGAGGGACTCGGAGGCGCCGCTCATGTTCGACGACGGCAACGGTAACTACTCCATGGCCGGGGCCGCCGGCgcggagaggaggagaggaggcaGGAGGAGCGACAAGGGGAAGAGGACTGGTGGTGGCATGTGGTGCTATGGGGAATTTTAGCGTATGGTAATTAATATCAGTTGTTTATTTTTGTTCAAGTTCTTGCCTAGTTTCAAGTTTCGACTGCCGAGTCGCCTTAAAGCTGCTGGATCCTACTTCAAGTTAGTTTTTTTGAACTTGTAATGCTATTTCTTCTTACGTTTCCGTTGAAATTAAGTGTATGTATATGGATGTCTGATTGTATCCAAGTGGATCCAAAACTAATGCATGTAATCTAGTAAGTTCTTTTTTGCTCATTTTCTCTTCTTCAACTGTAAACTTACTGATTTTACTAGTAATCTGTTTACACCTAGGGGCTATGATTTCTTTTGTGTGTGTTTTTTGTCACCAACGGAAGCACCAAATCTCATAAAATTGCTGACTGGagtatttttttttcaaacgAATAGATGGTTTTTTTTCATCTTTGCAAAATCCTTTCGGTTCAGGACTGAAAAGTCTGAAACTTGTGACGACACGACGCCCCTCTCCTGCTCTCATGCATGACTTCATATTTCTAGTTTTAACTTGTACTTAGTTCATCATCAACACTGTTTTTTTTGTTCGGATTTTGGATGCAAATGACGTTCAGAAGGGTAGTTTCCGCAAGTTGTGTGCATATTCAATACAAATCATATGCATGCGGAAGTTTTCAAAAGTTCTCAAGGAAATCTCAGCTGGCTATGGTTTGGGGCATGAGGCTATATTCTATAATCAAGTTGAAGTTGATTAGTTTCAAAAATCGAAGCATGTCAATCATTGTGATTGATGGGGAACCAATTAGCTACGAATTTAGACAGCAAGAACAATAACTAGATTGATTGGATCACGTTGTGGTGCTGGTGATTAAACACAACTTTAGCCCTATATACAGTTTTATATTAAAAAATCGATGAATAATGCCAGAAATAGTGATATTGGGTGGCCTTTTGTTTAAAATACTTGCAGTACGGTCTTAATCAACTCGGCTCGTAAGGAGCTTTTCTAAAGAAGTGTACATCCATTGATGGCTGCATGTTCTCCTGGTTGAATGGACTTAATAATTGCAGGGACAGCATGAACAAAGATTACCTCTTGCTTTTCTGTAGTCGATGTTAGCTACAAGGGGGAAATTGTATAGGCTTAAGAATTTCCGTACAAACAATTCTTGGCATATTATTCAAACCTTTTCTACATGCTGGATGCTGCTGGGAGCAAAGTTGCTTCGCTGTCTTGGACACTCTGGGCTCAAAGTCGGACCATCGTCAAAAGTGTGGCCATCCATTTTGCTGAGGTTCCAGGCTTAGCAAACACCTTATGCACGAAGGGAGATTATTGTTAGCAGCACGCACGGCCCTGCTAATCTTGACTGTCAAACTTGCACAGCGTCGTCAGGTCAGGATAGCTTTGCCAAGAGTACGTAGCGGCCAAGAACGAACTTCCTTGGGAACGAATCTCAGTGAAGCAATTATCAGATCTGTATCATCAGGACTTAATTAGGAGTGAACCTGCTGGGACTTGGAATTTCTTCTTCATGCTTGCAGCATGTTTGACAGCGAGTACTATGTGACATCACTAACAAGCAGGGCCCTATCCATCTGGGCCCCGGTGATCGGAATCTGCCCAAGCCCAACACCAGATTCCACAGTTTGAACGTAACAACTTTGATAGCCCAATACTGCCCCGGAATAAGCGCTCATTATTTCAGCCCACACTTACGGCGCGAGGGCCCAGGAGGGATTTCTGAGGGCATGGGCATATATATGAGCAGAAATGGCTTGATTGTAAATGGTGCAAATGCGTCATATTCATTCATCCACATAAGGTGTCAAAATTAGGAGGGAAAATCTCAACCACAGATTACGAAATGAGAGCTAGGATTAAAAAAAATAAGTCACTCTGAAATATTAAAAGACAAGACTATCCCCATCATCTTATAGAATCGCACAATTTCCCACCACCACCATCTAACCGAAAGGAACAACAAAGATACGAAAGCTTATATATACACGAAAAACAAAGCAAAGGACACTAAGGAAAACCCACAGGTACCAACTAACCGAAAGCCCCAAACCATCTCTGTGCGCTTGGTTGGCCGGACACCTGTTCCTCCAgtgatccaatctctcccaaggaGTGCACTCCCCCTGTCTGAAACTGAAACTCATCAGGACCAGACCAAGACCGCTCACATGCCTGCAACCTTGTTCAGATAAAGCTGAATTCGATGGGTATCCAAATCCAATCGAATTCCCAAAAGCACCAGCAGCAAGCGGCTTTATCCCCAGATGTTGATGCACCCCATGTTGTCTGTCTCTAATTTGTTGGCTTGGCTACAATACCCTGTACCCCTATATTGGATTGCACGACAACCGTTTGGCCCCTAGCCAAAAGGCTAGATCCTAGGCGACGCAAAGCCATGGATTGCTACTGCTCGTGCTCGTGCCTGCAACCAACTCTACACAGACAAAGTATACGCATGTCGGCATGTACCTTGCATTGGAGTGATGACACCTGGGCATTGCAAGCTTGGAGCCTTTCTTGTGACAGACAGACTCAGAGGGCTGTCTCCATTGCAACTAAAAGAAGCATGCGCCTcttcttttttctctttttttcttttttttgctcAACAACCAACACTATTTTGGCACTTCAAACAGAGACAGAAGCATATGTAGGTCtaattaatttcaaaatatAAATTTGGACACTGGAATGCACGAGAAGGCTAGGGTTCGTTGAAGGTAGTCGGGTGGCTTTACGAGCAAACACTGTTTGCTTTGGTGAAGCAAACTCATGGCCTGTCGCTACTCGTTGTAAAGCCATCTAATAAAGCATTGCTGATGAGCGATGGCCGATAAGAGAGTATGGCCAGCGGGTTTGTGGACAGTGCATGCGTACAGACTGATTAAAATGTAAAGAGATGCATTGAGGGAGACATGACGCTTGATGCACCTGCACCTCTCTCCTTTCGGTGTTCCATCTATATCTAGTGCTACCCACACTCTCGGTGAACTTGTTGCGACAAAATGGTCGTGCATGGGGACTTAGCCAAATGCAGAAAGACTTATCTTGAAGTAAAGTGATGGAGAAGGTTCACTGCAGGAAAACATgacattttcgtcggccagaagccgacgaaaataggcccaATGCCAACGAAAATAGCTGTTTTTGTCGGCCTCTGGATGAAAATAGGCTGACGAAATAAACTCGATGAAAATAGGCTCTTTTTCATCggctgccgacgaaaataaagctattttcgtcggccgctgtagccgacgaaaatatcctCCTATTTTCGTCGACCCACTCAACCGATGAAAATGAGTtcactattttcgtcggccgacgaaaatactggcaCCTCCAACCAGCAGCTACAGCTACCTGATGCCCAATAGCATATCATAATCCATCAACATACAATCAGAATTATGAAATACATCAACATCCAATAAATACAATTGAAGAACGAGAAACGATATCACATGATGTCGATAACCTCCAAAGCAGTTACTTAACATACATAACATACATATCCATAAGCAGTTATAACATATCCAAAGCAAGTTATCCACCGAAGGACTTTCGACACGCTCCCCTGCTAGGCCTACATGGCAAGTGCAAGAGCTTACAACGcgaaaacacaaatcaaggaggagggGTAATGTTATGTCCGCTGCCGCTGCCACCTCCAGAAATGTTACGCGCTgccgatggtggcgtggacgggctggcagaaactcctcgaggatgagtactcgtcgaaccctgattatagaaAAAGTTAAATCTATTTAGTACGCATATGTAAGACaatttgagcattgctagttatacgatataattaccacttgtggagacggtagacgcacatatggtacaaaagtcggcggtggaggaggaggcgaaggaagaggtggcaaattaaattaTGAGCCAAGGGTAGCCGCTAGCATTTCCTAAAAACCGATAGTAGATTAAAtatcttatagcaatgaaaagtgcataaggacttgaaaaaatataaaacttgcatagtacctgaatCTGTCGATGTTGAGCGAAAAAACCTTGCATGTACTCGTGctgttgccttgcccactcctcttgcctctgcatcacctctctatgctgccttatctcctcctgcaTTACAGTTTCCCTTTGACTTTTCCGTTGGTAACCCCGAGAATTCTGAGTGGACTGGGAACACCTTGCCTCACTTaaagcaccacttgtatcaataacgccattcaacatgctaaacctgccatgtttcttccctcccccgcttgagtataatgcaccgacatccacatcactcGTCCTCCAATCATGCTGTTAGAGTAATGATGCTTACATGTCTTCTAAACCATGTGACAAAATTTGGACCACCACGTAAACCCTCACGCCGTAAGTTTCGAGCTGTTTAGCAGTTGGTTGTCGTGTATATCTCCATTGTTCTTGATCAAACAACCTACAGATTCTTTATTTAGCACAAGTACATTGCTAAACGTGCTTCACATATGAGATATATGTCATGGTACTTACACGAAATATTTTTCCATCTCCTCCATATTTGTGTACATATACAACAATGCAGTATTCCATTCTTGTATGCACATTTCATAGACCAAACTAGCACCGACGGCCTTGCCAG from Panicum hallii strain FIL2 chromosome 9, PHallii_v3.1, whole genome shotgun sequence includes:
- the LOC112877022 gene encoding uncharacterized protein LOC112877022, whose product is MPTLTSDSIASPRWGVPFFAARSGAPRTRRPPSSSGSSQGHGCGWPLDRVAGWVGGGIAAVFFASLERCSCVNVRTHDDLLDEEQRDSEAPLMFDDGNGNYSMAGAAGAERRRGGRRSDKGKRTGGGMWCYGEF